A region from the Corynebacterium tuberculostearicum genome encodes:
- a CDS encoding replication protein RepA, which yields MQPPHTPDEWRTKLEAAKELARRQEHDAAQELLQAQDVGYTSKLFVQALFPYRKTEGNNRTVETPQGTITILSQRGVPYGKYPRLIMAYIITRAVANAGRLKEGKITHEEACRIPLGHSMSHFLQAIGITGRGTGGATGNLKNIREQLLRIAGSFITVQSDDGVHARGHNTQILEDWNLWFDSRDPNQGSFIESELVLTPQFFKHIAEAPIPIDLNVLRELNKPRSMDIYIWLTVKQYWLAKNNRETYTFTWGMIAANFATSEITSTAQMRDFRRRTKEAIEEVAKVWPYSGIEADTDGVTVTRTAPSVQQKPHRPELD from the coding sequence ATGCAGCCCCCACACACCCCAGACGAGTGGCGCACCAAACTCGAAGCAGCCAAAGAACTAGCCCGCCGGCAAGAACACGACGCCGCACAAGAACTCCTCCAAGCCCAAGACGTCGGCTACACCTCCAAACTCTTCGTCCAAGCACTCTTCCCCTACCGCAAAACCGAGGGAAACAACCGCACCGTCGAAACACCACAGGGAACAATCACCATCCTCTCCCAACGAGGAGTCCCCTACGGCAAGTACCCACGCCTCATCATGGCCTACATCATCACCCGCGCCGTAGCTAATGCCGGACGCCTCAAAGAAGGCAAAATCACCCACGAAGAAGCCTGCCGCATTCCACTAGGCCACTCCATGAGCCACTTCCTCCAAGCAATCGGCATCACCGGACGCGGCACCGGCGGAGCAACCGGAAACCTGAAAAATATCCGCGAGCAACTCCTACGCATCGCAGGATCTTTCATCACAGTCCAAAGCGACGACGGGGTTCACGCACGCGGACACAACACCCAAATACTGGAAGACTGGAACCTCTGGTTCGACTCCCGCGACCCCAACCAGGGAAGCTTCATAGAATCAGAACTAGTACTCACTCCCCAATTCTTCAAGCACATTGCCGAAGCGCCTATCCCCATCGACCTCAACGTCCTGCGCGAACTCAACAAACCACGTTCGATGGATATTTACATTTGGCTCACCGTAAAGCAATACTGGCTGGCGAAAAACAACCGCGAAACTTATACCTTCACCTGGGGCATGATCGCTGCCAATTTCGCCACCTCAGAGATAACCTCTACGGCCCAGATGCGAGACTTTAGACGACGCACAAAAGAAGCAATAGAAGAAGTTGCAAAGGTATGGCCCTACTCGGGAATTGAAGCCGACACAGACGGAGTAACGGTCACGAGAACTGCCCCATCAGTTCAGCAGAAGCCACATCGCCCCGAACTCGACTAA
- a CDS encoding ribbon-helix-helix domain-containing protein, whose protein sequence is MKQGPHPSGRVVSVRMPDEIIERLDALCDRTGRSRGFYLKMAITAMLPKLEEFHWNQVAADFEEKTINNLFNQIMLNGLKDEPEEQG, encoded by the coding sequence ATGAAACAAGGACCCCACCCTTCCGGACGTGTGGTGTCTGTACGGATGCCAGATGAAATCATTGAACGACTCGACGCTCTCTGCGATAGGACAGGACGTAGTCGAGGTTTCTACTTAAAAATGGCTATTACAGCCATGCTTCCCAAACTAGAAGAATTCCATTGGAATCAAGTGGCTGCAGACTTCGAAGAGAAGACAATCAACAACTTGTTTAACCAAATAATGCTCAACGGGCTAAAAGACGAGCCCGAAGAACAAGGGTGA
- a CDS encoding 3-deoxy-D-manno-octulosonate 8-phosphate phosphatase encodes MRKRQELRQHLEKGQRKLRDRKKKLNSLLSLIDQRENLNEKIGHASRAVIDLGEPKELVRDLVGVSQRDFNDMLKTAKESSPSAEDSSGDDESHTVDGERQYNDEADENSSQ; translated from the coding sequence TTGAGGAAGCGTCAGGAACTGCGTCAGCATCTCGAAAAAGGACAGCGTAAGCTGCGCGACCGCAAGAAGAAGCTCAACTCCCTGTTATCACTCATCGATCAGCGTGAGAATCTCAACGAGAAGATTGGTCACGCCTCGCGGGCAGTTATCGATCTAGGGGAACCTAAAGAACTCGTGCGCGATCTCGTCGGCGTGAGCCAGCGCGATTTCAACGACATGCTCAAGACTGCTAAGGAGTCCTCCCCTAGTGCGGAGGACTCCTCTGGAGACGATGAGTCGCATACTGTCGATGGTGAGCGCCAGTACAACGACGAAGCCGATGAGAATAGTAGCCAGTAG